One genomic segment of Synechocystis sp. LKSZ1 includes these proteins:
- a CDS encoding DUF6130 family protein has product MTERTSFITSISTQSSTDIRVPSPLVEIEHEASPKLIVDPPLPESLAQGRVFIQYRTQNLRLLPVFGKGALGVSPRIGHIHITVDDAPWHFIDASGETIVLVGLEPGSHKVLIELADPTHKVITSETVHFTLAAPKQ; this is encoded by the coding sequence ATGACTGAACGCACCTCATTCATTACCAGTATCTCCACCCAGAGTTCCACGGACATTCGTGTCCCATCACCGTTGGTCGAGATCGAACATGAAGCATCACCCAAGCTGATTGTCGATCCACCGCTTCCTGAATCGCTAGCCCAAGGTCGTGTCTTCATCCAGTACCGAACGCAGAACTTGCGCTTGTTGCCAGTATTCGGCAAAGGTGCCCTCGGAGTATCGCCGCGCATCGGTCATATCCACATTACCGTCGATGACGCGCCGTGGCACTTTATCGATGCCAGCGGCGAAACCATCGTCCTGGTTGGTCTGGAACCCGGTTCGCACAAGGTACTGATAGAACTAGCTGACCCCACGCATAAAGTAATCACCAGTGAAACAGTACATTTCACGCTGGCAGCTCCTAAGCAATAA
- a CDS encoding pirin family protein, translating to MVTTAVHIIHDRNFRGHTKIGWLDSYHTFSFGSFQDPDRMGFRSLRVINDDRVIPGAGFATHGHRDMEILTYVLEGELAHKDSLGTGSVIRPGDVQIMSAGMGIQHSEFNNLESEPVHFLQIWMLPDWQNIPPRYNQRDFPLAEKQGKLRLVGSKDGRDRSVVINQDIDLYVSVLSVGDSIKFEVKPNRFAWIQVARGIATLNGESLSEGDGVQINRPESLEITTEASAEILLFDLS from the coding sequence ATGGTAACCACTGCTGTACATATTATTCACGATCGCAATTTCCGAGGACATACCAAAATTGGCTGGCTGGACAGCTACCATACATTTTCATTTGGCAGCTTTCAAGATCCCGATCGCATGGGATTTCGATCTCTGCGGGTGATTAACGACGATCGGGTGATTCCAGGGGCTGGTTTTGCCACTCACGGACACCGCGACATGGAAATTCTCACCTACGTGTTGGAGGGAGAATTAGCGCATAAAGACAGCTTAGGAACTGGCTCTGTAATTCGTCCCGGTGATGTCCAAATCATGAGTGCGGGGATGGGTATTCAACATAGCGAATTTAATAACTTAGAATCGGAACCGGTGCATTTTCTCCAAATTTGGATGCTGCCCGATTGGCAAAACATCCCTCCTCGCTACAACCAGCGGGATTTCCCTCTAGCTGAAAAGCAGGGCAAGTTAAGGCTAGTTGGTTCCAAAGATGGACGAGATCGTTCGGTCGTAATCAATCAAGATATCGATCTCTACGTCTCGGTGCTATCAGTAGGTGATTCGATCAAGTTTGAGGTAAAGCCAAATCGGTTTGCTTGGATTCAGGTCGCACGAGGTATCGCAACGCTCAATGGGGAATCATTGAGTGAAGGTGATGGGGTGCAAATTAACAGACCAGAATCGTTGGAAATAACGACTGAAGCCAGTGCTGAAATCTTGTTGTTTGACCTGTCCTGA
- a CDS encoding SDR family oxidoreductase yields the protein MLKLDRKIALVTGGTSGIGLATAKQFVAEGAYVFITGRRQAELDAAVEAIGKNVTGVQSDVSKLADLDRLFAIIKQEQGHLDVVFANAGGGEIAPLGSITEEHFDKTFNTNVKGLLFTIQKALPLLPEGASIILNASITSIKGTPAFSVYSATKAAVRSFARNWTLDLKDRQIRVNAISPGVVPTPGYNLLGLSDEQVQTFVDSQASTIPLGRVGTPDEIAKAVVFLASDDSSFVNGIELFVDGGMAQI from the coding sequence ATGCTTAAACTAGATAGAAAAATCGCGCTCGTCACAGGTGGCACCAGCGGTATTGGGCTTGCTACTGCCAAGCAGTTTGTTGCTGAAGGGGCCTATGTCTTCATCACAGGTCGTCGCCAAGCTGAACTAGATGCTGCGGTGGAGGCGATCGGTAAAAACGTCACGGGTGTTCAGAGCGATGTCTCCAAGCTGGCAGACCTTGATCGCCTTTTTGCCATAATCAAGCAAGAGCAGGGACACCTCGACGTGGTCTTCGCTAATGCTGGCGGTGGAGAAATCGCTCCCCTCGGATCGATCACCGAAGAACACTTTGACAAAACGTTTAACACGAACGTTAAAGGGTTACTGTTCACTATACAGAAGGCACTGCCACTGTTGCCAGAAGGCGCTTCCATTATCCTGAACGCCTCAATCACTTCAATAAAAGGCACCCCAGCCTTCAGCGTTTACAGCGCCACCAAAGCCGCCGTGCGATCGTTTGCCCGTAATTGGACACTCGACCTCAAAGATCGCCAGATCCGAGTCAACGCTATCAGTCCTGGCGTAGTTCCGACTCCTGGTTACAATCTCTTGGGGTTGAGTGATGAGCAAGTGCAGACATTCGTAGATAGCCAAGCCAGCACCATCCCGCTGGGAAGAGTGGGTACGCCCGATGAAATTGCCAAAGCCGTGGTTTTTCTTGCGTCGGACGATAGCAGTTTTGTAAATGGCATCGAGCTATTTGTCGATGGCGGTATGGCACAAATTTGA
- a CDS encoding DUF302 domain-containing protein, which yields MNENNGIISQPSSYSVAETIDRLIAILQAKGITIFARIDQQAEAEKVGLRLLPTQLLLFGKPEAGTPLMVAEPTSALDLPLKVLAWEATDGQVWLSYNDPDYLKQRFSLSDELVKNIDVFAPLIHQAFCLK from the coding sequence ATGAATGAAAACAACGGTATTATCAGCCAGCCCAGCTCGTATTCAGTGGCAGAAACCATCGATCGCTTAATAGCTATCCTTCAGGCTAAAGGCATCACCATTTTTGCCCGTATCGATCAACAAGCTGAAGCCGAAAAAGTCGGGCTAAGGCTGCTGCCAACGCAGCTATTGTTATTTGGGAAACCAGAAGCTGGAACGCCGCTCATGGTGGCAGAACCAACGAGCGCCTTAGATTTACCGCTGAAAGTACTGGCATGGGAAGCGACTGATGGACAAGTGTGGCTGAGTTACAACGATCCCGATTACTTAAAACAGCGGTTCTCACTTTCTGATGAATTGGTGAAGAACATTGATGTCTTTGCACCGCTTATCCATCAAGCATTCTGCTTAAAGTAA
- the tehA gene encoding dicarboxylate transporter/tellurite-resistance protein TehA: MRKSRLKFAILKVSRIAVPASFFGIILGLVGLGSCWRVAAKIWNLPVLIGEIIMLIAVAVWLVLLLLYVSKWLWAREDALAEFEHPVFCCFIGLVPVSTVLVALAITPYSHTIAFVLFAIGAIGQLSFGVYRSGRLWRGGRNPETTTPVLYLPTVAGGFVSAIVASALGYRDWGVLFFGAGMFSWLALESIIMQRLFLLEALPKPLRPTLGIQLAPPVVGCVAYLGITNGLPDTFAQILFGYGLLQALILLRLLPWVFQQPFAASYWAFTFGIAALALSSLRFVERGTTGVMEGLAVLLFIGANIAIGSTALGTLRLLLLGKLLPPSALAKASHNIALSPDIPRSTRSL, encoded by the coding sequence ATGAGAAAATCACGTCTGAAATTTGCCATCTTAAAGGTATCTCGCATTGCTGTTCCTGCCTCCTTTTTTGGCATAATTCTGGGACTAGTAGGGCTGGGAAGCTGCTGGCGAGTGGCTGCCAAGATCTGGAACCTACCAGTTTTGATTGGCGAGATCATTATGCTAATTGCGGTTGCAGTTTGGCTTGTATTGCTGCTGCTTTATGTCAGCAAATGGCTGTGGGCACGCGAAGATGCGTTGGCTGAGTTCGAGCATCCTGTTTTTTGTTGCTTTATCGGATTAGTGCCTGTGTCTACGGTGCTGGTCGCATTGGCGATCACGCCCTATTCCCATACGATCGCCTTCGTGTTATTCGCCATCGGTGCGATCGGTCAATTGAGTTTTGGCGTGTATCGTTCTGGTCGCCTATGGAGGGGAGGACGCAACCCCGAAACCACAACTCCTGTGCTTTATCTACCCACAGTCGCGGGCGGCTTTGTCAGTGCGATCGTGGCAAGTGCTCTCGGCTATCGAGATTGGGGTGTTTTGTTTTTTGGAGCGGGAATGTTTTCGTGGTTGGCGTTGGAATCCATTATCATGCAGCGACTGTTTCTATTGGAAGCTTTACCTAAACCCTTGCGCCCAACTCTAGGCATTCAACTTGCGCCTCCTGTGGTTGGCTGTGTTGCTTACCTAGGCATCACTAATGGTTTGCCTGACACCTTTGCCCAGATTCTCTTCGGCTATGGATTGTTGCAGGCATTGATTCTTCTACGGTTGCTACCGTGGGTGTTCCAACAACCATTTGCCGCATCCTACTGGGCATTTACTTTCGGCATTGCCGCCCTAGCACTGTCGTCTTTGCGCTTTGTCGAACGTGGCACAACTGGGGTGATGGAAGGGTTAGCAGTGCTGCTATTCATTGGCGCAAATATTGCGATTGGCAGCACTGCCCTAGGAACATTAAGACTGTTACTGCTGGGAAAATTACTACCGCCATCGGCACTTGCAAAAGCTTCCCATAATATCGCACTTTCCCCAGACATCCCCAGATCAACGCGATCGCTCTAA